The proteins below are encoded in one region of Microbispora sp. NBC_01189:
- a CDS encoding thiopeptide-type bacteriocin biosynthesis protein — MTEPWISLHAFHRGGTDRLITQAVGGLVRSLTADGLLVRHFFLRYWEGGPHLRLRLRPAARTGEVEARARAALERHLAAYPSPHQATWDSGKYAAGYAAAAERFAGAEHLTHYDRRVRTRDAVEAVAYRPEYATYGGPEAIDAVEGHFCDSSRIALALLDGGIEPGRRRGFAAAALMLALAAWEPDPARLARALEASRERWDPHDRPSNDRERAALTAQLLRCHRIAAGAEVPGARDPLGAWWRSIDTLRLRALDLQAAGRFHPETAVSSFQPPGVTRARGDVLILLLRCVHLLCNRLGLPGAQETHLRHLVGTTYRELEHR, encoded by the coding sequence ATGACTGAGCCGTGGATCTCGCTGCACGCGTTCCATCGGGGCGGCACCGACCGGCTGATCACCCAGGCGGTCGGCGGCCTGGTGCGCTCGCTCACCGCCGACGGCCTGCTCGTCCGCCACTTCTTCCTGCGTTACTGGGAGGGCGGGCCGCACCTGCGGCTGCGGCTCCGGCCGGCCGCCCGCACCGGCGAGGTGGAGGCACGCGCGAGGGCCGCGCTGGAACGGCACCTGGCCGCCTACCCCTCACCGCATCAGGCCACGTGGGACTCCGGGAAGTACGCCGCAGGGTACGCCGCCGCGGCCGAGCGGTTCGCCGGGGCCGAGCACCTCACCCACTACGACCGGCGGGTGCGCACCCGCGACGCGGTGGAGGCCGTCGCCTACCGCCCTGAGTACGCGACGTACGGCGGGCCGGAGGCGATCGACGCCGTGGAAGGGCACTTCTGCGACTCCAGCCGCATCGCGCTCGCCCTGCTCGACGGCGGGATCGAGCCCGGACGCAGGCGGGGTTTCGCCGCGGCCGCGCTGATGCTCGCCCTGGCGGCCTGGGAACCGGACCCCGCCCGCCTCGCCCGCGCGCTCGAAGCGAGCCGCGAACGCTGGGACCCGCATGACCGGCCTTCGAACGACCGGGAACGGGCCGCGCTCACGGCGCAGCTTCTGCGCTGCCACCGCATCGCCGCCGGCGCGGAGGTCCCCGGCGCCCGCGACCCCCTCGGCGCGTGGTGGCGCTCCATCGACACCCTGCGCCTGCGCGCCCTGGACCTCCAGGCGGCCGGGCGCTTCCACCCCGAAACCGCCGTCTCCTCCTTCCAGCCGCCCGGCGTCACCCGGGCGCGCGGCGACGTCCTGATCCTTCTCCTCCGCTGCGTCCACCTGCTGTGCAACCGGCTCGGGCTGCCGGGCGCGCAGGAGACGCACCTGCGTCACCTCGTCGGCACCACCTACCGCGAACTGGAGCACCGGTGA
- a CDS encoding lantibiotic dehydratase, with translation MAIRPQRPETVVVRVAALPGAALDDLRCDRTWQAVQEILTERDALAAEGRALALALEPVIADVPSGQARSRLVALRRALYNGRTPAVPPSSAETPAELDRRVRRWSERFRACERLEAGLPLILEKERRDRHHSLRTWASADVFTHGLVQASPSLAGALARWLGSPGAAPSRRLDLRLSRYLSRVVAKTSPHSTFTMMGLGHWGPGPEPVAVEGGWDWRSVAEPDLWLVRSLLGDLAAADGDLAARFLVRPNAGLTEEDGRLWYLTRAEDAYRSVRATEPLRALLRALTGGTTLGEARRLVPPDALARLVDIGVLETLPPVADQSFSHLGDLAEQLAPHPAAGALTAFGQALARHPRVRGPVEGLALQQEVRTALRRLSPPDGRLPDKNLFHDNAVFASPAVRLGEPEWRAALDDLRLIRALAGVFQRDNEIRLLAAGLFVQAYGTGARVPFARFHRTLAGQLATPEGDALHALLYRGGAAEPTGPMSGTVPAEVAALRRYRDQTLNLLREEPEALADWLRGRPESARPVRSLACYVQVLPGPDDGAGPVRLVLNAVAAGHSTARSRVHRLLTIAGLAHEPGPAEPSPGDGLPIEAEITGLFGHNISLRSPTTTHELGYPGAVSGRPPAARLALGDLDVRHDPAAGALELVRAADGRRVLMRHAGLLATPFLPRTARLLLHLFGDQPGIGVPLWALFAEPPRRTPEEVAARPRVTLGRVVVARATWYAATADVPRRRPGTSEAGHLLALARWFAAHGIPSRCFVFSLDPGSWGQDRMRTTQLAKPTFLDLADPSLVACFDRQLGGNGACTAFQEVLPELGGGHVMEYVVEVGDD, from the coding sequence ATGGCGATCCGCCCACAGCGCCCGGAGACCGTGGTGGTCAGGGTCGCCGCCCTCCCCGGGGCGGCCCTCGACGACCTGAGGTGTGACCGGACCTGGCAGGCCGTACAGGAGATCCTGACGGAACGGGACGCCCTGGCCGCGGAGGGACGCGCGCTCGCGCTCGCCCTTGAGCCGGTCATCGCGGACGTCCCCTCCGGGCAGGCGAGGTCCCGCCTGGTCGCGCTCCGCCGGGCGTTGTACAACGGGCGGACACCCGCCGTACCCCCCAGCTCGGCCGAGACGCCGGCCGAGCTGGACCGGCGCGTCCGGCGGTGGTCGGAGCGGTTTCGCGCGTGCGAACGCCTGGAGGCCGGGCTGCCCCTGATCCTGGAGAAGGAGCGCCGGGACCGGCACCACAGCCTCCGCACGTGGGCGTCGGCCGACGTCTTCACGCATGGCCTGGTCCAGGCGAGCCCGTCGCTGGCCGGGGCGCTGGCCCGCTGGCTGGGCTCCCCCGGGGCCGCGCCGTCCCGCCGGCTGGACCTGCGGCTGAGCCGCTACCTGTCGCGGGTGGTGGCCAAGACCAGCCCGCACTCCACGTTCACCATGATGGGCCTCGGCCACTGGGGTCCGGGCCCCGAGCCGGTCGCCGTCGAGGGCGGATGGGACTGGCGCAGCGTCGCCGAGCCCGATCTGTGGCTGGTCCGCAGCCTGCTCGGCGACCTGGCCGCAGCCGACGGCGACCTCGCGGCCCGCTTCCTGGTCAGGCCGAACGCCGGCCTGACCGAGGAGGACGGCCGCCTGTGGTACCTGACCCGGGCCGAGGACGCCTACCGGAGCGTCCGCGCCACTGAGCCGCTGCGCGCGCTCCTGCGCGCCCTGACCGGCGGGACCACGCTCGGCGAGGCCCGGCGGCTCGTGCCGCCCGATGCGCTCGCGCGCCTGGTCGACATCGGAGTGCTGGAGACGCTTCCGCCGGTCGCCGACCAGTCCTTCTCCCATCTGGGCGATCTGGCGGAACAGCTGGCGCCGCACCCGGCCGCCGGCGCGCTCACCGCGTTCGGCCAGGCGCTGGCCCGCCACCCCCGCGTACGGGGACCGGTCGAGGGGCTCGCCCTACAGCAGGAGGTGCGCACCGCGTTGCGCCGTCTGTCGCCACCCGACGGACGCCTTCCGGACAAGAACCTCTTTCACGACAACGCCGTCTTCGCCTCGCCCGCCGTACGTCTGGGGGAACCGGAATGGCGGGCGGCCCTCGACGACCTGCGCCTAATCCGCGCGCTGGCCGGGGTCTTCCAGCGCGACAACGAGATCCGGTTGCTCGCCGCCGGCCTCTTCGTCCAGGCGTACGGCACGGGGGCGCGGGTCCCGTTCGCCCGGTTTCATCGGACGCTGGCCGGGCAACTGGCCACCCCCGAGGGCGACGCGCTGCACGCCCTGCTCTATCGCGGCGGGGCCGCGGAGCCGACGGGCCCGATGTCCGGCACCGTGCCCGCCGAGGTGGCCGCCCTGCGGCGTTACCGCGACCAGACCCTGAACCTGCTCCGCGAGGAGCCGGAGGCGCTGGCCGACTGGTTGCGGGGACGGCCGGAAAGCGCGCGCCCGGTGCGCTCGCTGGCCTGCTACGTGCAGGTGCTGCCCGGGCCGGACGACGGAGCAGGGCCGGTGCGGCTGGTGCTCAACGCCGTGGCCGCCGGCCACAGCACCGCGCGCAGCCGCGTCCACCGCCTCCTGACGATCGCGGGACTGGCGCACGAGCCCGGTCCCGCCGAGCCCAGCCCCGGCGACGGTCTGCCGATCGAGGCCGAGATCACCGGACTGTTCGGCCACAACATCAGCCTGCGCTCCCCCACGACCACCCACGAGCTGGGCTATCCGGGCGCGGTCTCCGGCCGTCCGCCCGCCGCGCGCCTCGCGCTGGGCGACCTCGACGTCCGCCACGACCCCGCCGCCGGAGCACTGGAACTCGTGCGCGCCGCGGACGGCCGCCGCGTGCTGATGCGCCACGCGGGCCTGCTCGCCACCCCCTTCCTGCCGCGTACGGCCCGGCTGCTGCTGCACCTGTTCGGCGACCAGCCCGGTATCGGCGTGCCGCTCTGGGCGTTGTTCGCCGAGCCGCCGCGGCGGACGCCGGAGGAGGTCGCCGCCAGGCCGCGGGTGACGCTGGGCCGGGTGGTCGTGGCCCGAGCCACCTGGTACGCGGCCACGGCGGACGTCCCGCGCCGCCGTCCGGGAACCTCCGAGGCCGGGCACCTGCTGGCGCTGGCCCGCTGGTTCGCCGCGCACGGCATCCCGTCCCGCTGCTTCGTGTTCTCCCTGGACCCGGGCTCCTGGGGACAGGACCGGATGCGTACGACGCAGCTGGCCAAACCGACGTTCCTGGATCTGGCCGATCCCTCCCTCGTCGCCTGCTTCGACCGGCAACTCGGCGGCAACGGCGCCTGCACGGCCTTCCAGGAGGTGCTGCCCGAGCTGGGCGGCGGCCACGTCATGGAGTACGTCGTGGAGGTGGGCGATGACTGA
- the mdlC gene encoding benzoylformate decarboxylase, with protein sequence MHSIASDRTVRDATRRLLRQLGLTTVFGNPGTTEIAFLTDWPDDFRYVLGLHESVVVAMADGYAQATRRPVLVNLHSAGGLGHGLGQVFNAARGHAPLIVMAGQQSRTLLRDDPFLGATDATAFPRPYVKWSCEPARAQDVPAAIARAYHVASQAPRGPVFVSVPADDWDAEAGSPVAARPAIPGFAPDPAALAALAEALHGSARPGIVAGPGVDADGAVDDLVALAERVGAGVWAAPVSPRCSFPEDHPLFLGFLDAEKRATAAALARHDLVVVIGAPAFTYHVYRGEPEVPLPPLFVVSDDEQVLARADTGPGIRATPRLALQALDEALDRSANSAANGAANEAVNGGPNGLPGRPLRVPGRAVGRGVGKGVGRAAPPVLARPAGPADGMISAAEVYATLAELLPADAIVVEETPSHRSVLHDHLPITATDTGFLTTASGALGYGLPAAVGAALARPGRRVVAVLGDGSAMFGIQALWTAARERTPVTFVILDNTRYAAVRLLGEAAGGTGIPGVDLGGLDFVALAQGMGCAARYVAEPAALKSALAAALADDRPHLLHVRTDPAPPRMY encoded by the coding sequence GTGCATTCGATCGCGAGCGACAGGACGGTCCGGGACGCCACCCGCCGGCTGCTCCGGCAACTCGGCCTCACCACCGTTTTCGGAAATCCCGGAACCACCGAGATCGCATTTCTCACCGACTGGCCGGACGATTTCCGCTATGTGCTCGGGCTGCACGAATCGGTGGTCGTCGCCATGGCCGACGGCTACGCCCAGGCCACCAGGCGGCCGGTGCTGGTGAACCTGCACAGCGCGGGCGGCCTCGGCCACGGCCTCGGGCAGGTGTTCAACGCCGCGCGCGGCCACGCCCCGCTGATCGTGATGGCCGGCCAGCAGAGCAGGACGCTGCTGCGCGACGACCCCTTCCTCGGCGCCACCGACGCCACGGCCTTCCCCCGGCCGTACGTCAAGTGGAGTTGCGAGCCCGCCCGGGCGCAGGACGTGCCCGCGGCGATCGCCCGCGCCTACCACGTGGCGTCCCAGGCTCCGCGAGGCCCGGTCTTCGTCTCCGTCCCGGCGGACGACTGGGACGCGGAGGCGGGATCGCCGGTCGCGGCACGTCCGGCGATCCCCGGCTTCGCCCCCGACCCCGCCGCCCTCGCGGCGCTGGCCGAGGCCCTGCACGGCAGCGCGCGGCCGGGCATCGTGGCCGGACCCGGCGTGGACGCGGACGGCGCGGTCGACGACCTCGTCGCCCTCGCCGAACGCGTCGGGGCGGGCGTCTGGGCCGCGCCGGTCTCGCCCCGGTGCTCCTTCCCCGAGGACCATCCACTCTTCCTGGGCTTCCTGGACGCGGAGAAACGCGCCACCGCCGCGGCGCTGGCCCGGCACGACCTGGTCGTGGTGATCGGCGCCCCGGCCTTCACCTACCACGTCTACCGGGGCGAGCCCGAGGTCCCGCTGCCCCCGCTGTTCGTGGTCAGCGACGACGAGCAGGTGCTCGCCAGGGCGGACACGGGCCCCGGCATCAGGGCGACGCCGCGGCTCGCCCTGCAGGCCCTGGACGAAGCCCTCGACCGTTCCGCGAACAGTGCCGCGAACGGAGCGGCGAACGAAGCGGTGAACGGGGGCCCGAACGGACTGCCGGGCCGTCCGCTGCGCGTGCCCGGCAGGGCGGTCGGCAGGGGGGTCGGCAAGGGGGTCGGCAGGGCGGCCCCGCCCGTCCTCGCCCGGCCGGCGGGACCGGCGGACGGGATGATCAGCGCGGCGGAGGTCTACGCCACGCTCGCCGAGCTGCTGCCCGCCGACGCGATCGTGGTGGAGGAGACGCCCAGCCACCGCAGCGTGCTGCACGACCACCTGCCGATCACCGCGACCGACACGGGGTTTCTCACCACCGCGAGCGGCGCGCTCGGCTACGGGCTCCCGGCCGCGGTCGGCGCCGCGCTGGCCAGGCCGGGCCGCAGGGTCGTCGCGGTGCTCGGCGACGGGTCGGCCATGTTCGGCATCCAGGCCCTGTGGACCGCGGCGCGCGAGCGGACGCCGGTGACCTTCGTGATCCTGGACAACACGCGGTACGCCGCGGTGCGGCTGCTCGGCGAGGCGGCAGGCGGCACGGGCATCCCCGGTGTGGACCTCGGCGGGCTCGACTTCGTCGCGCTGGCCCAGGGAATGGGCTGCGCGGCACGGTACGTCGCCGAGCCCGCCGCGCTGAAGAGCGCGCTCGCAGCCGCGCTCGCCGACGACCGGCCGCATCTGCTGCACGTGCGCACGGACCCCGCGCCGCCGCGCATGTACTGA
- a CDS encoding prephenate dehydrogenase dimerization domain-containing protein: MTTVVVGGAGEVGRLLARLLLPDGPVVCADVRAAEIPGTVAIVADACRPSADLLGVLRQAGTVVFALPEHVAVPAVAACAPAVRPGALLVETLSVKEAVTPALAGAAASRGAEACGLNPMFAPALGWQDNAVAAVRVADGPRTAALLGSITAAGARVVELTAGEHDRVTAVLQAATHAAALAFGQAVVAGGADAEALLALAPPPHLTMLAVLARITGGNPEVYWDIQVANPHAAAARAALREAVARIDTLASTGDRAGFDALLHGVEKHLGDRAPLLRGLCARLFTMRLSARS; the protein is encoded by the coding sequence TTGACGACGGTCGTGGTCGGCGGCGCGGGCGAGGTGGGCCGGCTGCTCGCCCGCCTGCTGCTCCCGGACGGCCCGGTGGTGTGCGCGGATGTGCGGGCGGCGGAGATCCCGGGCACCGTGGCGATCGTCGCGGACGCCTGCCGCCCGTCGGCGGACCTGCTCGGCGTGCTGCGGCAGGCCGGCACGGTGGTCTTCGCGCTGCCCGAGCACGTCGCCGTCCCGGCCGTCGCCGCCTGCGCGCCCGCCGTACGGCCGGGGGCGCTGCTGGTCGAGACCCTGTCGGTCAAGGAGGCGGTCACCCCCGCACTGGCCGGGGCGGCGGCCTCCCGGGGTGCGGAGGCGTGCGGGCTCAACCCGATGTTCGCGCCCGCGCTGGGCTGGCAGGACAACGCCGTGGCGGCCGTACGGGTGGCCGACGGCCCGCGCACCGCCGCGCTGCTCGGCTCAATCACCGCCGCCGGAGCCCGGGTCGTCGAACTGACCGCCGGGGAGCACGACCGCGTCACGGCGGTCCTCCAGGCGGCCACGCACGCCGCGGCGCTGGCCTTCGGGCAGGCGGTCGTCGCGGGCGGCGCGGACGCCGAGGCGCTGCTCGCCCTGGCTCCGCCCCCGCATCTGACCATGCTCGCCGTCCTCGCCCGGATCACCGGCGGCAACCCCGAGGTCTACTGGGACATCCAGGTGGCCAACCCGCACGCCGCCGCGGCGAGGGCGGCGCTGCGCGAGGCCGTCGCCAGGATCGACACGCTCGCCTCCACGGGCGACCGTGCCGGATTCGACGCGCTGCTGCACGGTGTCGAGAAACATCTCGGCGACCGGGCGCCGCTGCTCCGGGGATTGTGCGCCCGGCTTTTCACCATGCGGCTCTCCGCCCGTTCCTGA
- a CDS encoding amino acid adenylation domain-containing protein has translation MNRLPGRTAYPGDPHLDGGVRHGGELPAWLRCGSVPSGTSDTVFRPWPASGGSAPEHPQPEVATPESARPGSTDPAGAVPEGAVPEGAVPTSTWPEGGPSQAVLAAAVAILLARHTGEPEVRLAVGTPRPVALTVLVDERERAADLVRRVAEELRTASPLPAGVVARVAVAGPAGPGTVRGGTGASSRGRVGEGSTGAASGEDPGAGGRREATELAAVAPIPHELVVRWVDGGVCLDHDTGLFDPEVVAALADRLLAVLGEIAEDRPVRDVAALTTAERAAIATWSSGDPQPVEDLCLHALIERRAAAEPARTALVCGDVTLGYGELNARANRLGRRLRAAGAGPGDLVAVFAGRAAESVVAMLAVLKTGAAYVPVEPSQPADRVRRILADSGVRLAVGGAAGFPGVRVLDPDDPGAEAGHDPDQDDDLGVPVRTADLAYVIYTSGSTGVPKGVAVSHRAIVVSTHARGVGGPPPECDLVTMPLCFDGAAGGLYWTLTGGGTAVLPTESEARDPLALRALLRRVPITHIHSVPSHYGLVLEAAGEECLGRLRLVSVGGEPMPPRLVARHLLTCPDAVLLNDYGPTECAVWATAHPCGIADAADGRIPIGGPLPNYRVEVLDAGLRPAPPGVIGEICVAGPALARGYHRRPGLTAARFLPDPRGGAGGEGGGRIYRTGDRGFWSPGGELHIAGRTDSQVKIRGFRVELGEIEAAVAGHPSVTGCFVTLRTPPGVAEQVIAFVAASGAPPTEDELRAVAAATLPAYMRPDRYVVLAELPRNRNGKIDVAALRAAEPVESR, from the coding sequence GTGAACCGGCTGCCCGGCCGTACGGCCTACCCCGGAGATCCGCACCTCGACGGCGGCGTCCGCCACGGCGGCGAACTGCCGGCGTGGCTCCGCTGCGGCAGCGTGCCGTCCGGCACGTCGGACACGGTGTTCCGTCCGTGGCCCGCCTCCGGCGGCTCGGCCCCGGAACACCCACAGCCGGAAGTCGCGACACCGGAAAGCGCACGGCCGGGCAGCACGGACCCAGCAGGCGCGGTGCCGGAAGGCGCGGTGCCGGAAGGCGCGGTGCCGACGAGCACGTGGCCGGAGGGCGGGCCGTCGCAGGCCGTCCTGGCGGCGGCCGTGGCGATCCTCCTCGCCCGCCACACGGGCGAGCCCGAGGTGCGCCTGGCCGTCGGCACTCCCCGCCCGGTCGCGCTGACCGTTCTGGTCGACGAGCGCGAACGGGCCGCCGACCTGGTCCGCCGGGTGGCGGAGGAGCTGCGCACCGCCTCTCCCCTCCCGGCCGGCGTGGTCGCCCGCGTCGCCGTCGCGGGCCCGGCCGGTCCGGGGACCGTGAGAGGGGGCACGGGCGCCTCCTCGCGCGGCCGGGTCGGCGAAGGCAGCACCGGCGCAGCATCTGGAGAGGATCCGGGAGCGGGAGGGCGCCGGGAAGCGACGGAGCTCGCCGCTGTCGCGCCTATCCCGCACGAACTGGTCGTGCGGTGGGTGGACGGCGGGGTGTGCCTCGACCACGACACCGGCCTGTTCGACCCCGAGGTGGTCGCCGCCCTGGCCGACCGGCTGCTCGCGGTCCTCGGGGAAATCGCCGAGGACCGCCCGGTACGCGACGTCGCCGCGCTCACCACCGCCGAGCGCGCGGCGATCGCCACCTGGTCCAGCGGCGATCCGCAGCCGGTGGAGGACCTCTGCCTGCACGCCCTGATCGAGCGCCGGGCCGCGGCCGAGCCCGCGCGTACGGCGCTCGTCTGTGGCGACGTCACGCTGGGCTACGGCGAGCTGAACGCCCGGGCCAACCGGCTCGGGCGGCGCCTGCGCGCGGCCGGCGCCGGCCCCGGCGACCTCGTCGCGGTGTTCGCCGGCCGCGCCGCCGAGTCGGTCGTCGCGATGCTCGCCGTGCTCAAGACCGGCGCGGCCTACGTGCCGGTCGAGCCGTCCCAGCCCGCCGACCGCGTCCGCCGCATCCTCGCCGACTCCGGCGTACGGCTCGCGGTCGGCGGCGCGGCCGGGTTCCCGGGCGTACGCGTGCTCGACCCGGACGACCCCGGCGCGGAAGCCGGTCACGACCCCGATCAGGACGACGACCTGGGTGTGCCGGTGCGCACGGCCGACCTGGCCTACGTCATCTACACGTCCGGGTCCACCGGCGTGCCGAAGGGCGTCGCGGTCAGCCACCGGGCGATCGTGGTGTCCACGCACGCGCGCGGGGTGGGCGGCCCGCCGCCCGAGTGCGACCTGGTCACCATGCCGCTGTGCTTCGACGGCGCGGCGGGCGGCCTCTATTGGACGCTCACCGGCGGCGGCACGGCGGTGCTGCCCACCGAGAGCGAGGCGCGTGACCCGCTGGCCCTGCGCGCCCTGCTGCGGCGGGTGCCGATCACCCACATCCACTCCGTCCCGTCGCACTACGGGCTCGTCCTGGAGGCGGCCGGAGAGGAGTGCCTGGGCCGGCTGCGGCTGGTCTCGGTGGGCGGCGAGCCGATGCCGCCCCGGCTGGTCGCGCGCCACCTGCTCACCTGCCCGGACGCCGTGCTGCTCAACGACTACGGGCCGACCGAGTGTGCGGTGTGGGCCACCGCCCACCCCTGCGGCATCGCCGACGCGGCGGACGGGCGGATCCCGATCGGCGGGCCGCTGCCCAACTACCGGGTCGAGGTCCTCGACGCCGGGCTCCGGCCGGCGCCCCCGGGGGTGATCGGCGAGATCTGCGTCGCGGGCCCGGCCCTGGCCCGGGGTTATCACCGGCGTCCCGGCCTCACCGCGGCGCGGTTCCTGCCCGACCCCCGAGGCGGAGCAGGTGGCGAGGGCGGCGGGCGGATCTACCGCACCGGCGACCGCGGGTTCTGGTCACCCGGCGGCGAGCTGCACATCGCCGGCCGCACCGACAGCCAGGTGAAGATCAGGGGCTTCCGGGTGGAACTCGGGGAGATCGAGGCGGCCGTGGCGGGGCATCCGTCCGTCACCGGCTGCTTCGTCACCCTGCGGACGCCGCCGGGCGTTGCGGAGCAGGTAATCGCATTCGTCGCCGCGAGCGGCGCCCCGCCCACCGAGGACGAGCTTCGCGCGGTCGCGGCGGCCACGCTCCCCGCGTACATGCGGCCCGACCGGTACGTCGTCCTCGCCGAACTGCCGCGCAACCGGAACGGGAAGATCGACGTGGCCGCGCTGCGCGCCGCTGAGCCGGTGGAGTCCCGTTGA
- the gntD gene encoding guanitoxin biosynthesis L-enduracididine beta-hydroxylase GntD, whose amino-acid sequence MEDVSTMPRPDGEATTGSTGTGSVRYVDLDPAEAAQIDTYTRTLAARHGSSTAPALLDGAATYAHRLPERLVGELLSLRLFERSPALVVRGLPVSDDEIGPTPLDWREQARPATVPARTAHEVYLVLVASLLGDVFGWSSLQNGKLVHDVVPMPTEEREQSGHGTVLLEWHTEDGFHPLRCDYLLLLGMRNHDAVPTTVAGVDEVRIDPAHRAVLAQPRFLIRPDNEHLNRLRARAESATATATGTAMGMGMATHSIQRMQDEPEPSAVLFGHPDTPYLRIDPVFMSALPGDGEAEEALATLVASLEANLRGVALGPGDLLIVDNYRAVHGRSAFRARYDGTDRWLKKVLVTRDLRKSRAHRSAPHERVLL is encoded by the coding sequence ATGGAGGACGTCTCAACGATGCCGCGGCCGGACGGCGAGGCTACGACGGGAAGCACCGGGACGGGAAGCGTCCGTTACGTCGACCTCGATCCGGCCGAAGCTGCCCAGATCGACACCTACACCCGCACCCTCGCCGCGCGCCACGGGTCGAGCACCGCCCCGGCGCTGCTCGACGGCGCCGCGACGTACGCCCATCGCCTGCCGGAGCGCCTGGTCGGCGAACTGCTCTCCCTCCGGCTGTTCGAGCGGAGCCCGGCGCTGGTCGTCCGTGGACTGCCGGTCTCCGACGACGAGATCGGCCCCACCCCGCTCGACTGGCGGGAGCAGGCGAGGCCCGCGACCGTACCCGCGCGGACCGCGCACGAGGTGTATCTGGTGCTGGTCGCGAGCCTGCTCGGCGACGTCTTCGGCTGGTCGTCCCTGCAGAACGGCAAGCTCGTGCACGACGTTGTGCCGATGCCGACCGAGGAGCGCGAGCAGAGCGGGCACGGCACCGTGCTGCTGGAGTGGCACACGGAGGACGGCTTCCATCCCCTGCGCTGCGACTACCTGCTCCTGCTCGGGATGCGCAACCACGACGCGGTGCCGACCACTGTGGCCGGCGTCGACGAGGTGCGGATCGACCCCGCCCACCGCGCGGTGCTCGCCCAGCCGCGCTTCCTCATCCGCCCCGACAACGAGCACCTCAACCGGCTGCGGGCGCGGGCCGAGAGCGCGACGGCGACGGCGACGGGCACGGCCATGGGCATGGGCATGGCAACGCACAGCATCCAGCGCATGCAGGACGAGCCCGAGCCGAGCGCGGTCCTGTTCGGCCACCCCGACACGCCGTACCTGCGCATCGACCCGGTGTTCATGTCGGCGCTGCCGGGCGACGGGGAGGCCGAGGAGGCGCTGGCCACCCTGGTCGCGTCGCTGGAAGCCAACCTGCGCGGGGTCGCGCTCGGCCCCGGCGACCTGCTCATCGTCGACAACTACCGGGCCGTGCACGGCAGGAGCGCGTTCCGCGCCCGGTACGACGGCACCGACCGGTGGCTGAAGAAGGTGCTGGTCACCCGCGACCTGCGCAAGTCGCGGGCGCACCGGTCCGCACCGCACGAACGCGTACTGCTGTGA